In Bombus huntii isolate Logan2020A chromosome 9, iyBomHunt1.1, whole genome shotgun sequence, a single window of DNA contains:
- the LOC126869879 gene encoding mitochondrial coenzyme A transporter SLC25A42: MSVLSNSTKQVLQSPSPLSMEKQDVHTTKKQEKKVGSDGLSNTQRVWTSLVSGAIAGALAKTTIAPLDRTKINFQISNQPFSAKAAVRFLVNTLKTEGLLSLWRGNSATMVRIVPYSAVQFTAHEQWKRILGINGSEREKPGLNFLAGSLAGITSQGTTYPLDLMRARMAVTQKAEYKTLRQIFVRIYVEEGILAYYRGFTATLLGVIPYAGCSFFTYDLLRNLLNVHTVAIPGFSTSLICGAIAGMVAQTSSYPLDIVRRRMQTSAIHGPMNSQHYHTITSTVTKIYKEEGIMAFYKGLSMNWVKGPIAVGISFATHDSIRDALRKLIISENTSSKT; the protein is encoded by the exons ATGTCTGTTTTGTCAAACTCAACAAAGCAAGTGTTACAAAGTCCATCACCTCTTTCAATGGAAAAACAAGATGTACATACAACa aagaaacaagaaaaaaaggTTGGGAGCGATGGTTTATCAAATACACAAAGAGTATGGACAAGCTTGGTATCAGGTGCTATTGCAGGAGCATTAGCAAAAACTACAATAGCACCTCTAGATCGCACGAAAATAAACTTCCAAATCTCAAATCAACCATTTTCGGCAAAAGCGGCGGTCAGATTTTTAGTAAATACTCTTAAAACAGAAGGTTTATTAAGTTTGTGGCGTGGGAATAGTGCAACTATGGTTAGAATAGTTCCATATTCTGCTGTTCAATTCACAGCCCATGAGCAATGGAAAAGGATTCTGGGAATAAATGGGTCGGAAAG AGAAAAACCTGGACTAAACTTTCTTGCTGGTTCATTAGCGGGTATAACATCACAAGGCACAACTTACCCCCTGGATTTGATGAGAGCAAGAATGGCTGTGACACAAAAGGCTGAATATAAAACATTGCGACAAATTTTTGTACGCATTTACGTGGAAGAAGGAATATTGGCCTATTACCGTGGCTTTACTGCAACGTTACTTGGTGTCATTCCTTATGCTGGTTGCAGTTTCTTCACCTATGATCTACTCAGGAACTTATTAAATG TGCACACGGTGGCTATTCCTGGCTTCTCGACATCACTGATTTGCGGCGCCATTGCCGGAATGGTTGCTCAGACTAGCAGCTACCCTTTGGACATCGTACGGAGAAGAATGCAGACCTCAGCAATCCATGGCCCGATGAACAGCCAGCATTATCACACAATTACCTCAACTGTCACAAAAATTTACAA AGAAGAAGGTATAATGGCCTTCTATAAAGGATTGAGCATGAATTGGGTGAAAGGCCCAATTGCTGTAGGAATTAGTTTTGCAACACATGATTCAATCCGTGATGCGTTAAGAAAACTCATAATTTCTGAAAATACTTCATCAAAAACATAA
- the LOC126869882 gene encoding mitotic checkpoint protein BUB3 codes for MESRTEFKIKSPPTDAISAVEFGPNSTQFLLVSSWDSTVRLYDIHANTMRLKYNHDLPVLDVAFQDAVHAYSGGLGNTLKMYDINSNTESVMGTHDKPIRKIEYCAAVNAILTGGWDAAVKLWDPRTPTCVGSYLQPDVVLALSVCGDKFVVGTAKRKVCIWDLRNMAGMFQRRESSLKYQTRCIKGFPNEQGYVLSSIEGRVAVEYLDTTPEAQKKKYAFKCHRIKENNVEHIYPVNAISFHSTYNTFATGGSDGYVNIWDGFNKKRLCQFHRYNAGVAALSFSHDGSVLAIGVSYLNEAEIPPGGNDEREIYIRYVNDQETKPK; via the exons atGGAATCTCGGACagagtttaaaataaaatctccGCCAACTGATGCAATTTCAGCAGTAGAATTTGGACCTAATTCAACACAATTCCTTCTTGTTTCCTCTTGGGACAGTACAGTGCGGCTGTATGACATTCATGCAAATACTATgagattaaaatataatcatGATTTGCCAGTTTTAGATGTTGCATTTCAg GATGCTGTTCATGCTTATAGTGGTGGTTTAGGAAATACATTAAAGATGTATGATATCAATAGTAATACTG AATCAGTTATGGGAACACATGATAAACCAATTAGGAAAATTGAATATTGTGCTGCAGTAAATGCAATATTAACTGGTGGGTGGGATGCAGCAGTGAAACTTTGGGATCCCAGAACACCCACTTGTGTAGGTAGTTATTTACAACCTGATGTCGTTCTTGCCTTGTCTGTATGCGGAGATAAATTTGTAGTAGGTACAGCTAAACGCAAAGTTTGTATTTGGGATCTGAGAAATATGGCTGGTATGTTTCAAAGACGTGAAAGCAGTTTGAAGTACCAGACACGTTGTATTAAAGGTTTTCCTAATGAACAG GGATATGTTCTTAGTAGTATAGAGGGCCGTGTTGCTGTTGAATACCTTGATACAACACCAGAAGcacagaaaaagaaatatgctTTTAAATGTCATAGGATAAAGGAAAACAATGTGGAGCACATATATCCAGTGAATGCTATTAGTTTTCATTCAACTTATAATACATTTGCAACTGGTGGTTCAGATGGTTATGTAAATATTTGGGATGGTTTTAACAAAAAACGTTTATGTCAGTTTCACAGATATAATGCTGGTGTTGCTGCACTTAGTTTTAGCCATGATGGTTCTGTGCTTGCCATAGGAGTATCATATTTGAATGAAGCTGAAATACCACCAGGTGGAAATGATGAGAgagaaatttatataagaTATGTGAATGACCAAGAAACTAAACCAAAATAA
- the LOC126869868 gene encoding nucleolar protein 56 gives MSKLFILFEHAAGYAIFSVKEFEEVGMLLPQVEASVTDLSRFHSVVKLVAFSPFKTALAALENINSVSEGIVPEDLQLFIDSSIPKSGKKNKVVLGVADPKLGASITEALDIKCDHIGAIPEIIRGIRFHFHNLVKGFTAKSSGIAQLGLGHSYSRAKVKFNVNRVDNMIIQSIALLDQLDKDVNTFSMRIREWYSYHFPELVKIVPENYMYAKVAKLIKNRKELTNEKLEALEEIVMDSAKAQAIIDASKSSMGMDISPVDLLNIEMFAARVIALADYRKQLAEYLSSKMAGVAPNLATLIGDQVGARLIAHAGSLTNLAKYPASTVQILGAEKALFRALKTRGNTPKYGLLFHSTFIGRAGTKNKGRISRYLANKCSIASRIDCFTDTPTKVFGEKLRQQVEDRLKFYETGEVPKKNIDVMKEALEEAAQVIASMEQESSKKKKKKDKKRKSEILENGKENGFVENGVQEETEEPVKKKKKKKSKSINENE, from the exons ATG tcgaagctttttattttatttgagcATGCTGCTGGCTATGCCATTTTTTCTGTCAAGGAATTTGAAGAGGTAGGAATGTTACTGCCTCAAGTTGAAGCATCTGTCACAGATTTGTCTCGTTTTCATTCAGTTGTAAAACTAGTTGCATTTTCACCTTTTAAAACTGCTTTAGCAGCtctagaaaatataaatagtgTCTCTGAAGGAATTGTTCCAGAAGATTTACAGTTATTTATAGACTCAAGTATACCAAAATCtggaaagaaaaacaaagttgTGCTTGGAGTAGCGGATCCAAAACTCGGAGCTAGCATTACTGAAGCACTAGATATAAAGTGTGATCATATTGGTGCCATACCAGAAATTATTAGAGGGATAAggtttcattttcataatttagTGAAAGGTTTCACTGCTAAAAGTTCTGGAATTGCACAACTTGGACTTGGTCATAGTTATTCTAGAGCTAAAGTTAAATTCAATGTCAATCGTGTGGATAATATGATTATACAAAGCATAGCTCTGTTAGACCAATTGGACAAAGATGTCAATACATTTAGTATGCGAATaag GGAATGGTACAGTTATCATTTTCCAGAGCTTGTAAAAATAGTTCCTGAGAATTATATGTATGCCAAAGttgcaaaattaataaaaaaccGAAAAGAACTTACAAATGAAAAGTTAGAAGCTTTGGAAGAAATTGTTATGGACAGTGCCAAAGCTCAAGCAATTATTGATGCATCCAAATCATCTATGGGAATGGATATCAGTCCTGTTGATCTTCTTAATATTGAAATGTTTGCAGCACGTGTTATTGCTTTGGCTGATTACAGAAAACAATTAGCAGAATATTTAAGTTCTAAAATGGCAGGAGTTGCGCCAAATTTAGCTACGTTAATAGGTGACCAAGTAGGAGCCAGATTAATAGCACATGCTGGATCTCTTACAAACTTAGCCAAATATCCTGCCTCTACTGTACAAATATTGGGGGCGGAAAAGGCCttatttagggctttaaaaacTAGAGGTAATACTCCAAAATATGGTCTATTATTCCATTCAACTTTTATAGGACGTGCAGGTACAAAAAATAAGGGTAGAATTTCAAGATATCTTGCAAATAAATGTTCCATAGCATCAAGAATTGATTGCTTTACTGATACACCAACTAAAGTATTTGGTGAAAAATTACGACAACAAGTAGAGGATAgattgaaattttatgaaactgGAGAAGTACCTAAGAAAAATATAGATGTAATGAAAGAAGCTTTAGAAGAAGCTGCACAAGTAATTGCAAGTATGGAACAAGAATCgtctaaaaagaaaaagaagaaagataaaaagagaaaaagtgAGATTTTAGAGAATGGAAAGGAAAACGGATTTGTCGAAAATGGAGTACAAGAAGAAACTGAAGAGCcagtaaagaaaaagaaaaaaaagaaatcaaaaagtataaatgaaaatgaatga